A stretch of the Agelaius phoeniceus isolate bAgePho1 chromosome 1, bAgePho1.hap1, whole genome shotgun sequence genome encodes the following:
- the LRRC14B gene encoding leucine-rich repeat-containing protein 14B has protein sequence MKSLRFISAEAFVSNAEFARKTLGAVAHDLFPLLFKASYLLEQGEVIHDLVENWPLFDFNMGKLLGATLDYEEDLSHRTCSVCLESCLTGLRDYVLNQSSPYMKKLKVVDLTGIKDVEVQFCKCKKTMGRWARTQLLAKLCSDLLVYLQQAQCNPGTFEVSINVLIDLFVTEWNYELVVQALLKKCSCPLKICCVAFRSDNLTLQKFFYIIKLTDPSLLRKLEIVHNVHLEMEHLEMLFNRIHFPLLMSLTLPARTFNVRRFTATDEQTLTNIGKKMGEMTQLTELSMSFSILTGRIQKLLSPLKTPLKMLDVSNCSLNHADMAFLANSFHANHLEALDLSGHNIPELYPSTFFKLLSHCSSVLRSLTLEDCNIQDTHVNMLILSLSPCQKLQEFKFIGNPLSSQALKHLFTFLCELPMLKNVEFPVPRDCYPIGITYPIDDASVCTFDHQKYERVAEELNFILLQANRDDVKASTPLFGSYDAAVQETNNELGAYLIKSFKETLEKFTSSFNKMS, from the exons ATGAAGTCTCTCCGATTCATTAGCGCCGAAGCATTCGTGTCAAATGCAGAGTTTGCCAGGAAGACTCTCGGGGCTGTTGCTCATGATCTTTTTCCGCTTCTTTTTAAAGCTAGCTATTTACTGGAGCAAGGGGAAGTGATTCATGACTTGGTAGAGAACTGGCCGCTTTTTGATTTTAACATGGGAAAACTTTTGGGAGCTACTCTGGACTACGAGGAAGACCTGAGCCATAGAACATGCTCAGTGTGCTTGGAAAGCTGTCTGACAGGGCTGAGAGACTATGTGCTGAATCAGTCTTCTCCCTACATGAAAAAGTTGAAAGTGGTCGACCTGACTGGTATAAAAGATGTTGAAGTTCAGTTTTGTAAGTGCAAGAAGACAATGGGCAGGTGGGCCAGGACACAGCTGCTCGCTAAGCTTTGTTCAGATCTCCTGGTTTACCTGCAACAAGCACAGTGCAATCCAGGTACCTTTGAAGTCAGTATCAATGTACTAATTGACTTGTTTGTTACAGAGTGGAACTATGAGCTGGTCGTGCAGGCCCTGTTGAAGAAATGCAGTTGTCCACTGAAAATCTGCTGTGTGGCATTCAGGTCTGACAACCTGACCTTACAGAAATTCTTCTATATCATAAAGCTCACTGATCCCTCCCTGTTGCGCAAACTGGAAATAGTTCATAATGTTCACTTGGAAATGGAACATTTGGAAATGCTCTTCAACCGTATCCACTTCCCTCTATTGATGTCCTTGACCTTGCCAGCACGAACATTTAATGTGCGGAGGTTCACAGCTACGGACGAACAGACGCTTACTAACATTGGCAAGAAGATGGGTGAAATGACACAGCTTACTGAGCTGAGTATGTCATTTTCTATACTCACTGGAAGAATACAGAAACTTCTCAG CCCACTAAAAACTCCACTGAAGATGCTGGATGTTTCTAACTGCTCCTTGAACCATGCTGATATGGCCTTTTTAGCCAATAGCTTCCATGCCAATCACTTGGAAGCCCTGGACCTGAGTGGTCACAATATACCTGAGCTTTACCCATCAACATTCTTTAAGCTCCTCAGCCATTGCTCTTCAGTGCTCAGGAGTCTTACCCTGGAGGACTGTAATATCCAAGACACTCATGTCAACATGTTGATTTTAAGTTTAAGCCCTTGTCAGAAACTACAGGAGTTTAAGTTTATTGGAAACCCACTGTCATCCCAAGCACTTAAACACCTTTTCACATTTCTCTGTGAATTGCCAATGCTGAAAAATGTGGAGTTCCCAGTTCCAAGGGATTGCTACCCTATTGGCATCACCTACCCCATTGATGATGCCAGTGTTTGCACGTTTGATCACCAAAAATATGAAAGGGTAGCAGAGGAGCTTAATTTCATTTTACTCCAAGCGAATAGAGACGATGTGAAGGCTTCAACACCACTCTTTGGGAGTTATGATGCAGCTGTTCAGGAGACAAACAATGAACTGGGAGCTTACTTGATCAAGTCCTTCAAAGAGACTTTAGAGAAGTTCACTTCCTCATTTAACAAAATGAGTTAA